A window of Chitinophaga sp. MM2321 contains these coding sequences:
- a CDS encoding fasciclin domain-containing protein → MRKLLPMAGILLLTGLLFSACKKDYYVDGGLAEPHYNGTIYDYLANNPYLFDTVAYVIERAGLKETLQHDSVTFFAPTDQSIKEAMDDLNFYRYITVEDSVHLADIDSTIWRKFLSRYIIRGKYPAKRFARIDPVNVYAYPGINYVMDDGYILNIGLIYQNYNNVEAVGARIILLTDITYDPATFTNNPAVTVATSDILPVNGVLHVLNLSHTLGFRPNEFLTIAEQDLQNR, encoded by the coding sequence ATGCGAAAGCTATTGCCCATGGCCGGCATCCTGCTGTTAACAGGATTATTATTTTCTGCCTGTAAAAAAGATTATTATGTAGATGGAGGACTGGCAGAGCCCCACTACAATGGCACCATCTATGACTACCTGGCAAATAATCCTTACCTGTTTGATACGGTAGCATATGTGATAGAAAGGGCGGGTTTAAAAGAAACATTGCAACATGATTCTGTTACCTTCTTTGCACCAACCGATCAAAGTATTAAGGAGGCAATGGATGACCTGAATTTCTACCGGTATATTACTGTAGAAGACAGCGTACACCTGGCTGATATAGATTCCACCATATGGCGGAAATTCTTATCCCGATATATCATCAGGGGAAAATATCCTGCTAAACGCTTTGCCCGGATAGACCCTGTTAACGTATATGCGTACCCGGGAATAAACTATGTGATGGATGACGGCTATATCCTGAACATCGGGCTGATCTATCAGAACTATAACAATGTGGAAGCAGTAGGTGCACGCATTATCCTGCTAACGGATATCACCTATGATCCTGCCACCTTTACCAACAACCCGGCAGTGACGGTGGCCACCTCAGATATCCTGCCTGTCAATGGGGTGTTGCATGTATTGAATCTCAGCCATACGCTGGGGTTTCGCCCGAATGAATTTTTGACGATAGCCGAACAGGACCTTCAGAACAGATAA
- a CDS encoding RagB/SusD family nutrient uptake outer membrane protein has translation MKKWYKIVIIICLFTGAGACKKFLEVKPLDTLSGKDFWKTKGDAQKAINGVYTLLLRKFLDGTLYNTGDFRAGNWNWFGKDNLRALGTNRMLNTGSGDGTDGGQDWSGFYRAIAAANLCIDRIPGIEDNSFSTREKKALTAEARFVRAFIYYYMVRMYGDVPLQLDPYDTQLRKREDMINVLDVCKQDLKDCLDDLPLSYEDPTNRAVRGTKGAALTLMAHMNMWQAGFDKAKKQQYWQAAADLGKEVMDLGVYELLPYTKETFQTIFKGRSEEGIFELSLDANYGEKFHSLICQWTLHEPIIHSAGNVYGGFGSEITPMKKHLDRLYVPGEPDKRFELWFDDPYCTKNPQSAMFLKFSAVTDPTSRDYDANFIFFRYADLLLLRAEALADLKQDTDARKLLNMIRERAGARSYIGGGDKALQDAIFAEREKEMMGEGHLWYDLVRTGRVTDQNLTENYLTTDQFNKGAWTWPIYDGAVRNNPLITKNQYWIQ, from the coding sequence ATGAAAAAATGGTATAAGATAGTGATTATAATATGCCTCTTTACAGGTGCTGGCGCCTGTAAGAAGTTTCTGGAAGTAAAGCCGCTGGACACACTTTCCGGGAAAGATTTCTGGAAAACCAAAGGCGATGCACAGAAAGCTATTAACGGCGTGTATACATTGTTGCTCCGCAAATTCCTGGATGGCACGCTGTACAATACCGGCGATTTCCGCGCAGGTAACTGGAACTGGTTCGGAAAAGATAATCTACGCGCACTGGGTACGAACAGGATGCTCAACACCGGTTCGGGAGATGGAACGGATGGTGGGCAGGATTGGTCCGGTTTTTACCGGGCTATCGCTGCTGCAAACCTGTGTATAGACAGGATACCAGGTATAGAAGACAATAGTTTCAGTACCAGGGAAAAAAAGGCATTGACTGCGGAAGCCAGGTTTGTCAGGGCTTTCATCTACTATTATATGGTGAGGATGTATGGTGATGTGCCCTTGCAGCTGGACCCCTATGATACCCAGCTCCGCAAACGGGAGGACATGATTAATGTACTGGATGTATGCAAACAGGATTTGAAAGATTGTCTGGATGATCTGCCGCTTTCCTATGAAGACCCTACCAACAGGGCTGTACGTGGAACAAAAGGCGCGGCATTGACCTTAATGGCGCATATGAATATGTGGCAGGCAGGTTTTGATAAGGCAAAGAAACAGCAATACTGGCAGGCAGCAGCAGACCTGGGAAAGGAAGTGATGGACCTGGGCGTTTATGAATTGCTGCCTTATACAAAAGAAACTTTTCAGACGATTTTTAAAGGCCGCTCTGAGGAAGGCATCTTTGAACTATCACTGGATGCCAACTATGGCGAAAAGTTCCACTCACTGATTTGTCAGTGGACCTTGCATGAACCGATCATTCATAGTGCCGGAAACGTGTATGGTGGATTCGGCAGTGAGATCACGCCGATGAAGAAACATCTTGACCGCCTGTATGTTCCGGGAGAACCCGACAAAAGATTTGAGCTGTGGTTTGATGATCCTTATTGCACTAAGAATCCGCAGTCGGCTATGTTCCTGAAATTTTCTGCGGTAACAGATCCTACATCGAGGGACTACGACGCCAACTTTATCTTTTTCCGGTATGCAGATCTGTTGTTGCTGAGAGCAGAAGCGTTAGCAGACCTGAAACAGGATACAGACGCCAGGAAGTTACTGAACATGATCCGTGAGCGGGCCGGCGCCAGGAGCTATATAGGCGGTGGCGATAAGGCTTTGCAGGATGCCATCTTTGCTGAAAGGGAAAAGGAAATGATGGGAGAAGGGCATCTGTGGTACGACCTGGTGCGTACCGGCAGGGTAACAGATCAGAACCTGACAGAGAACTATCTCACAACCGATCAGTTTAATAAGGGCGCCTGGACCTGGCCTATATACGATGGCGCGGTCAGGAATAATCCGCTGATAACAAAAAATCAATACTGGATCCAATAA
- a CDS encoding SusC/RagA family TonB-linked outer membrane protein, with protein sequence MNKRYIIKLVIFILLFTGAGHAVFAQNNITVKGRVTDAVTHEGIPGVTIIDVKGNKGLGVTDPQGHFSINTEVDKAIQFRYIGYRFETVKAGKAILNISLTSENKSLKEAVVVGYQKRTKETVSGSVAVISGKDLQDVPVSNIQELLQGKVAGLNIQNNSGAPGFRGTISIRGISQLNVSGSGDQAYLATNNPLLVIDNVPVDFDGGISQSMLQPGAATGPLALIPPEDVQSIEVMKDAQATSLYGSRGANGVIVVTTKRGNSPTPVIDINSSVFVNFPPQLRATIGGNAERRYRINSILKNSLNDYEARSMLSESQFLTDSLNTFYNNSTDWQGLFYQTTTNTNNNLQISGGNMKMNYKANFAYQMNQGVLKNTGFNKYSLNMQLNMQPNKRLRIGAQLFSALGQKQRGSGGGLTDNGAGDAFTSSLLPGPSQFVGNPKLDGYENNMDDNNTINVRGFLDVDYELVNNLRINSTTSYDYYTDTRDRFNQSFSNNNQTGLYGYVGRHDELNTRNGVNYNYSSDHSSVEKGHNIYASVFSEINIKSDDQHVRDVRNGPNDFYWGPRGYSPRFYPGNPWNDPDGINVNGTPVSYVYHAASWAGFLSYNFRTKYSVDLAYRLDGNSAAGINNPYTKNPSVGFRWNFNKENLMRSLSWLDYGSVRVTYGVNSRPTATILNSLGVYQGYDNYNNSTAIAPNFDVLANPAMEPEKSSQFNFGVDLGLFKSRLEIIYDTYYKRNYNIVRDNFLPDATGYKKMQINGGAMVNYGHELSITARPVVHTNLKGFQWTVTINGAFNKGILTALPGGSQFYLQQDENTYQSMALKVGRNPLSNFMYETMGVYKTTDDVPVDPVRGVRYKAFLGPGIQYFQGGDPIWKDLNGDYNLGAADYVIMGNPDPLVTGGFNNTFSYHNFSMSVFCSYLIKRSILNNAVAARIWRLQYPDLLKSEGTAKGPVNLYDISKIDYWRNPGDDATHPAIVGSFYHDLLVAPNRLDQSLYQEDGSYFKINQVTLAYAFRDFDFMKKLKLRVLRAYFTAYNVAMLSHYTGPNPETVTSLGRDDINGYPAASSFTFGIGAQF encoded by the coding sequence ATGAACAAACGGTACATCATAAAGCTGGTCATCTTCATCCTGTTGTTTACAGGTGCCGGCCATGCTGTTTTTGCGCAGAATAATATCACCGTAAAAGGGCGTGTGACGGATGCCGTTACGCACGAAGGTATTCCCGGCGTAACGATCATTGACGTGAAAGGTAATAAGGGCCTGGGTGTAACAGACCCGCAGGGACATTTCAGTATTAACACGGAAGTGGATAAAGCGATACAATTCCGTTATATCGGCTATCGCTTTGAAACGGTGAAGGCGGGGAAAGCCATCCTGAATATTTCCCTTACTTCCGAAAATAAATCACTGAAAGAAGCAGTGGTAGTGGGTTATCAGAAGCGTACCAAAGAAACGGTATCGGGTTCGGTAGCTGTTATTTCCGGAAAAGATCTACAGGATGTACCGGTGTCAAATATACAGGAGCTGTTGCAGGGGAAAGTGGCAGGGTTGAATATCCAGAATAACTCCGGTGCACCCGGCTTCCGTGGTACCATTTCCATCAGGGGAATTTCACAGCTCAATGTTTCCGGTAGTGGTGATCAGGCGTACCTGGCTACTAACAACCCCTTGCTGGTAATAGATAATGTGCCGGTAGATTTTGATGGCGGCATATCCCAGTCCATGTTGCAGCCGGGTGCTGCCACGGGGCCACTGGCGCTTATTCCCCCGGAAGATGTGCAGTCTATTGAAGTGATGAAAGATGCGCAGGCCACTTCGTTGTATGGTTCCAGGGGCGCCAACGGCGTAATTGTGGTGACCACCAAACGGGGTAATTCCCCTACGCCTGTTATTGATATTAACAGCAGTGTATTCGTCAATTTTCCGCCACAGCTGAGGGCTACCATTGGTGGTAATGCGGAGCGGAGGTACCGTATTAATTCTATCCTGAAGAATAGCCTGAATGATTACGAAGCGCGGTCGATGCTGTCGGAATCCCAGTTCCTGACGGATAGTCTCAACACCTTCTATAATAACTCCACCGACTGGCAGGGATTATTTTATCAGACAACTACCAACACCAATAATAACCTGCAGATCAGTGGTGGTAATATGAAGATGAATTACAAAGCCAACTTTGCTTACCAGATGAACCAGGGTGTATTGAAAAATACCGGGTTCAATAAGTATAGTCTGAACATGCAGCTGAACATGCAGCCAAATAAGCGGTTGCGTATTGGTGCGCAATTGTTTAGCGCACTGGGACAAAAGCAACGTGGCAGCGGTGGCGGCTTAACAGATAACGGTGCCGGAGATGCCTTTACGTCCTCCCTGCTGCCCGGCCCTTCGCAGTTTGTAGGGAATCCCAAACTGGATGGCTATGAGAACAATATGGATGATAACAATACCATTAACGTGCGTGGTTTCCTGGATGTGGATTATGAGCTGGTCAATAACCTGCGTATTAACTCTACTACTTCCTACGATTATTATACGGATACAAGAGATCGTTTTAACCAGTCATTTTCCAATAACAACCAAACGGGATTGTATGGATATGTGGGCCGGCATGATGAGTTGAACACCCGCAACGGGGTGAATTATAATTACAGCAGTGACCACAGCAGTGTGGAAAAAGGACATAATATCTATGCGAGTGTGTTCAGCGAAATAAATATTAAATCAGATGATCAGCATGTGCGGGATGTACGTAACGGTCCTAATGATTTCTATTGGGGACCGCGTGGTTATTCTCCCCGTTTCTATCCCGGTAATCCGTGGAATGATCCGGATGGGATCAACGTAAATGGTACGCCGGTTTCCTATGTGTATCATGCCGCTTCGTGGGCCGGATTCCTGTCTTATAATTTCCGCACAAAATACAGTGTGGATCTTGCTTACCGGCTCGACGGCAACTCTGCTGCGGGTATCAATAACCCCTATACGAAAAATCCTTCTGTTGGCTTCAGGTGGAATTTTAATAAAGAAAACCTGATGCGTAGTCTCAGCTGGCTGGACTATGGATCTGTTCGTGTAACCTATGGCGTTAACAGCCGCCCTACCGCTACCATCCTTAATTCATTGGGGGTGTACCAGGGGTATGATAACTATAACAACAGTACGGCTATTGCACCAAATTTTGATGTATTGGCTAACCCGGCTATGGAGCCGGAGAAGTCGTCGCAGTTCAACTTTGGCGTGGATCTCGGTTTATTCAAAAGCCGCCTGGAAATTATCTACGATACTTATTATAAGCGCAATTATAATATTGTACGCGATAATTTCCTGCCGGATGCTACCGGGTATAAAAAGATGCAGATCAATGGTGGCGCCATGGTGAACTACGGACATGAACTTTCTATTACGGCACGCCCGGTTGTGCATACAAACCTGAAAGGTTTTCAATGGACGGTTACCATCAACGGTGCTTTCAATAAAGGTATACTGACCGCATTACCCGGTGGCTCACAGTTTTACCTGCAACAGGATGAGAATACCTATCAGTCTATGGCATTGAAAGTGGGCAGAAACCCGCTGAGCAATTTCATGTATGAAACCATGGGGGTGTATAAAACCACGGATGATGTGCCGGTAGATCCTGTAAGAGGTGTACGCTACAAGGCTTTCCTCGGACCGGGTATCCAGTATTTCCAGGGTGGTGATCCTATCTGGAAAGATCTCAACGGAGATTATAACCTGGGCGCTGCGGACTATGTGATCATGGGTAATCCCGATCCATTGGTGACCGGTGGGTTTAACAATACTTTCAGCTACCACAATTTTTCGATGAGCGTGTTTTGTTCTTACCTGATCAAACGAAGTATTTTAAATAATGCAGTAGCAGCGAGAATCTGGCGCTTACAATATCCCGACCTGCTGAAGAGCGAAGGCACCGCAAAGGGACCTGTGAATTTATATGATATCAGCAAAATTGATTATTGGAGAAATCCCGGTGATGATGCCACACATCCGGCTATCGTTGGTTCCTTCTATCATGATTTGCTGGTAGCGCCCAACCGCCTGGATCAGAGCCTGTACCAGGAAGATGGATCTTACTTCAAAATTAACCAGGTAACGCTGGCTTATGCTTTCCGCGATTTTGATTTTATGAAGAAGTTAAAGCTGCGGGTACTGCGTGCTTACTTTACCGCATACAATGTGGCGATGTTATCACACTATACCGGTCCTAATCCGGAAACGGTTACTTCACTGGGAAGGGATGATATCAACGGGTATCCGGCAGCCAGCAGTTTTACGTTTGGTATCGGCGCACAATTTTAA
- a CDS encoding IPT/TIG domain-containing protein, translating to MKKYTYLLVLLLGMGACKKEAVNSNGKDPYQETVVPAISINKDGISPGKGSVNDEVTIAGKGFEANKDKLSILFNNVKATVLSLTDTTIRVKIPAMAATGNVSAQVDQQYFFGPFFRVEGTFEMDTLYPGSRGANGAIYDIVPVENDKYLIVGDFTNYDNANIDGGVNRVARINHDGTLDGSFTYGKNKGSNSFVSTAIALPDGRYLVAGGFSSYEGTGYVSSIARLYNNGSLETNKIILPVSQKEQTVSVLRGGVSGQVGALHLQPDNKIIAVGAFRYYVQPDFNLKTVDGTLDSVHLDSIMVNNMVRLDADGGIDSTFNYDLVNHRGREGANGSINRSLLLPDGKLLIAGNFTKYNGQPVNRLARLNTDGSLDPSFNPGSGADQPIYNFERQPDGKYLIVGAFNNYNGQKTPHIVRINEDGAIDPSFKVTKGADGNVFAIGIMPGGEIVLSGTFKQFDDLSRNNFIVLKSDGSVHPGYNTNGGISLGENAVRGGINRFVQQPAEKSMLAVGSFTRYDFRTSNRIVRITYK from the coding sequence ATGAAAAAATATACCTATCTCCTGGTGCTCCTGCTTGGCATGGGCGCCTGTAAAAAAGAGGCGGTCAACTCTAACGGGAAAGATCCTTACCAGGAAACAGTGGTGCCTGCCATCAGCATCAATAAAGACGGGATCAGTCCGGGCAAGGGAAGCGTGAATGATGAAGTGACGATTGCCGGTAAAGGATTTGAGGCGAATAAAGATAAATTATCGATCCTTTTTAATAATGTGAAAGCTACGGTGCTGTCGCTAACAGATACGACTATACGTGTTAAGATCCCGGCGATGGCAGCTACCGGTAATGTATCTGCGCAGGTAGACCAGCAATATTTCTTTGGTCCGTTTTTCCGCGTGGAGGGTACTTTTGAGATGGACACGCTGTACCCCGGTTCCCGTGGGGCCAACGGCGCTATCTATGATATTGTTCCGGTGGAAAATGATAAATACCTGATCGTTGGTGATTTTACCAACTACGATAATGCCAACATAGATGGTGGTGTAAACAGGGTGGCGCGCATCAACCATGATGGTACGCTGGATGGCTCGTTTACCTATGGAAAAAATAAAGGGAGCAATAGTTTTGTGAGTACAGCCATAGCGTTACCTGATGGCAGGTACCTGGTAGCAGGCGGTTTTAGCAGTTACGAAGGCACCGGTTATGTGAGCAGTATTGCCCGGTTGTACAACAATGGCTCACTGGAAACAAACAAGATCATCTTACCGGTATCGCAAAAGGAACAGACGGTATCTGTATTGCGGGGCGGCGTTTCCGGGCAGGTGGGGGCCTTGCACCTGCAACCGGACAATAAAATAATTGCGGTGGGTGCTTTCCGTTATTATGTACAGCCGGATTTTAATCTTAAAACGGTGGATGGTACACTGGATTCTGTTCACCTGGATTCTATCATGGTCAATAATATGGTGCGGCTGGATGCTGACGGCGGTATTGACAGCACTTTCAATTATGACCTGGTGAATCACCGGGGGAGAGAAGGGGCGAATGGCAGCATCAATCGTTCCCTGTTATTACCGGATGGAAAGCTGCTGATTGCAGGCAACTTCACCAAATACAACGGACAGCCGGTAAACCGGTTGGCCCGCCTGAATACTGACGGCTCGCTTGATCCGTCTTTTAATCCCGGATCTGGTGCAGATCAGCCCATCTATAATTTTGAACGCCAGCCTGATGGTAAATATCTTATCGTGGGTGCATTCAACAATTATAATGGACAGAAAACACCGCATATAGTACGCATCAATGAAGATGGCGCCATAGATCCTTCTTTTAAAGTAACAAAAGGTGCGGATGGTAATGTGTTTGCTATTGGCATTATGCCGGGCGGAGAGATTGTACTCAGCGGAACTTTTAAGCAATTTGATGACCTGTCCCGGAATAACTTCATTGTACTGAAATCTGATGGGTCGGTTCATCCGGGCTATAATACCAATGGCGGCATCTCTCTCGGTGAAAACGCCGTACGTGGCGGCATCAACAGATTTGTGCAGCAGCCGGCAGAAAAATCTATGTTGGCCGTGGGAAGTTTTACAAGGTATGATTTCAGGACCAGCAACCGCATTGTAAGGATTACGTATAAATAA